The Syntrophorhabdaceae bacterium genome includes the window CGTGAGGGCCCCGTACACAAACATATGCAGGAAACCTGCGATGGAGGGAACAATAATCTTCATCTCAGGAAGAAAGGCGCTCGCGGCAAGACTGGTCCTCTCAAGCGTGCTTGGATTCTTGTGCCCCTTCATTCTCCCCGCCAGCAAGAAGGAACACAGGGAAAGGCCCGCGCAGCTCAGAAAGAAAGTCGTGAAACCGTATCGGTTGATGAGAAACATGCCGGTGGGGGCAGCAATTGCCATGGCAAAATTGCTCGACAGCATAAAATAGGAGAGACCCTGACCCCGCTGTGCCGGAGGCGTGATGTTGACAATGTATGCGAGGGCGGCCGTATGACAGCAGGCGAAAGCAACCCCCTGGGAGAATCTCACCGCGAAAAGGGGCCAAAAGGGACGAAACAGTATGAAGGCAACATAGGTAAAAGCAAAAAGCACGGTGCCACACAGTATGACTCTTTTCTCAGAGTACCTCGTGAGAACTGCTCCGGCAAAAAACCGGGAGACAACCGCCGCTATCCCCATGATGCCGACTAATAGACCTACCTCCCTTTCGGTTGAGCCTAGCTTTGCAAAATAGATTGGAATGGCGGGGTAGATGGACTGAAAGGCAAGTTGAAAAACAAAGACTACAATAAACCCGAGAACGAAATTATGGGTGAATAAGCTTCTGCCGGTATGATGAGAAATCCTTTCCTCGTTGTCCATGGCACCTTAGTATCACATTCGGAAGAAGGAACTGTCAATGAGTTTGACCGGTGGCCATCGTCTGGTTCATTATTTACAGACAGTTGGTCTGATACTGGAAGAAGAGTTTCTAGCGAGGCTGATTCAACGAATAGATGGCAACCTGCCCTTCCATCTTCTTTATCACCTCACCTCTTTCCTCAAGATATCTCAGGTGGGCAAAGGCTTCCCCGGTGGCAAAGAACGACTGCGTAACAGGAAAGGAGTCCCATGAGTCGGCATCGACATTCCAGGTCATCCTGGAGGCGAGATCATAGACGTTACGGCTCCCTTCCCGCAAGATGGCAAGCACCTCATTATTGCGTTGGCGATGGTGTTCTTTGATGGCGGTGATTCTGCTTCGGGGGTTCACAAAAGGGTGCCTGTGTCCCGGCAGTACCGTATCGATATCCAGGGCGTAGATCTTATCGAGGCTTGCGAGATAGTCCGCCAGAGGGTCCTCGAAAGCGGACTTTCCCTGAATGCCGGGGGTGATATCCTTCAGTATATGGTCACCGGCGATGAGTATTTTTTTGTCCGGCTCATACAGGCACATATGCCCCTTGCTGTGGCCAGGCGTGTGTACGCACCTGAACCGGTATCCCCCCCTCTCGAACACGTCCCCATCGTTGACGATCCGGAAGGCAAGCGTAACCCCGGATTTGTGCTGACGTCCGGCATACGGGGGGAAAATCTTTTCAGGATCCTTGTTCGGGAAGGCGCTCATGTGGAGAAACGCCTCAATATCAAGGAGACGGGTCTTGCCTTGTAATCCGGAAATGATTTGAATTTCCGGCTCGCTGATGTGTACGACCGATCCTGGATGAACCAGTTGGTAAACAAGGCCGATGTGGTCGCCATGAGAATGGGTCACAAAGAAATCTGTTTTCTCAAGATCAACGTCAAGCTTTTTCACTGCTCGCTGCATGGCATCAAAACATCTCTCGTTGTACATGCCCGTGTCGATAATGAGATTACGCTCCCCGTCTCTGATAACATACGAGTTAACTACTTTCAGGACGCTGTCAGGAAGAGGGATTTCCGCCCGGTAAAAGTCCGCTGCAACTTCCTCAATCACATGTTCACCGTTCTTCTTCGTCTGCATTTTCTACCCTTTAAGAATTATCTCTTTTCACGTTCGACGTGGCGCTGACCGCTTAAAGAGCGGTCGAAAGGATTGTGCGATATTTGACGCCTTACGTCCTGCCAGTTATTATAAATCAACGGCACTCCCCACATCCAGGATAAAAGCGGGCTTGAGACAGGAGCGATGAGGTAGTTCCACGCGAGAGTAACATTGACTTTATGTGCCGTGCTGGTAAAATGGTGATTGGTAACCGAATATGACGAGAGCCCGTTCCAGACAGCTTCGCAAACGACATGAGCCTCGCAAGAATGGATGGCACAGCACCTGGTGGGGATTTGTTATCGTGATCCTTTTTGTAGCCTTGTTTGCGCTCAAAAGATGCCACATTTAGCCAGGGTCTTAACCGCTCTATCGGGGGGATGAGGTCAATGCTGCCCCGTTCAGGAGTTAAGCCCTGCTCCCCCGCATGCACGACCGAAAGATTTCATTGCAATGATGTTTCGAGAATTACCACTACGCGCAGGTGCCTACAGGGTGAGCTTCGATATGTGCGCGGCAATGGCCTCGACGACCTCAGGCCATGCCCCTCCATGAGGAAGATCGTGGCCCATGCCTTCGATAAGCAGTAGTCGTGCGTTGGGTATTGCCTGAACGGTATCTATCCCGCCCTCCACCGGCAAAAGCGGGTCGTCCGTACCGTGTACCACGAGGGTTGGTACGGTTACAGACGCAAGAGCTTTTCTCCTGTCGGGCTGAGAGCCGACAGCCAGGACCTGTCGCGCAGTCCCTTCAGGATAAAAAGAGCGGTCAAATGCTTTTCCAACGAGCATCCTTGTCCATGCCTCATCGAAGGCAAATCCGGGCCCTGCGAATGCTTTGAAGAGTGACACCATGTGGTCTATATGGGCTTCTCGTTCCCGTGGGGCCGGGGCAAAGAGAAGTTTCATCACTCGGGGATCTCCTGACGGAAGATCGGGATTACCGGTGGTGGAGTAAATTGAGATGAGGCTTAAGAGCCGTGAAGGGTGTCTAATCGCAATGGTCTGGGCGATCATCCCTCCCATGGAGGTGCCGCAGATATGGGCTCTCTCGATCTTTAAGGCGTCAAGGAGGCCCGCCGCATCGTCTGCCATATCGTCAAGGGTGTAGGCTCTCCCATCCTCGCATTTCGTAGAGAGACCGGCATCTCTGTTATCGAAACGTATGATGTAGTTGCCCTCTGCGGCAAGATCCTTCCAGAGGTCGTCTTCCCAATAGATCAACTGATCGCTCAGTCCTCCAACGAGCAGGAGAGGCCGGTGGGAAGAATTTCCGTATGTTTCATATTCGATATAGATACCGTTCGCGAATGCGCGAGACATCACATCTCCTTCAATCCGGGAGAGCCGGCTCTTACGGCCAGATGTTTCACCTGGGCCCTCAGGTTGAGCAGATACGGGACTTCGGGTTGTTTGATTCCTGTGTTTGTATCGTACTGCTCGGCCTTGATCTGCATTACCACTTTCTCTAAGGATCTATCTTCCTGCTCCAGCAGCTCATCCACCCGATCCTTGAACTCAATAGTTGCCTTGATGGACCGGTCGAAAAAGGTCCGGACTTCATCTCGCCCAACGAAAACAAGACGATGGCCCTGACAGAGTATCTCAGCAGGAAGTTCCGCGAGCCTCTTGAGGGACGAGAGGTAGAGGTCATAGTCGGTGAGAAACTGTACCACCACCGCATCGGTGCCATCCAGACATCCGCAGGCCTCGGAGGCAATGAGGGCCTTCTTCTCGGGGATGTAGAAGCTCATATGGTCCCTTGTGTGTCCAGGAGTGGCAAGTGCTTCAACGGTTACACCCCCGCCCAGATCTATGATCTCGCCGTCCTTCAGCTCCATGTCTATGGCGAAGGGCTGAAACTTCCTGTCTATCAGACGAGAGGCGTCAACCTCCGGAAAGGCTGCCACGATGGATTGGACCTCTTCATTGAGACTTTGAATCTGTTGCACGGCGTTCGGCCTTTGCAGGATCGTCTTTGAGTCGGGGGATGTGGCAAGCCTCATGGATGGAAACGCATCTTTCAAATAGGAAACCGCGCCACAATGGTCCCAGTGGACGTGCGAGATGAATGCGATCTGCGGTTCTTTCTTACCGAGCACGGAACGGATCGTATCGGCATAGAGACGACCGGCACATGTGATGCCGCCGTCGAAAAGCACGGGCGTCACCCCGTCAAAGAGTTCTACGGGATAGACACTGAGTCCACAGACGTAAAAGGAATTTTTTATGAGACCGGCTGTATGTATGATCAAATAGACATCTCCCATCTTTCAAATAATTTCAGGGCCAAGACATAATATATATAATGGAGGCTAACGATGCAAATCGGTGAGCAGGTCGCAGTATAGTGTGCTATTCTCCGATGATTTTGACGAGGACTCTTTTCTTGCGCCGGCCGTCGAACTCACCGTAGAAGATTTGTTCCCAGGGGCCGAAATCGAGCTCTCCTTTCGTGATAGCAACCACGACTTCCCTGCCCATGATCTGTCTTTTCAGATGACCGTCCGCGTTGTCCTCGCCGGTATTATGGCGATACTGCGAGACCGGATCGTGTGGTGCGAGTTTCTCAAGCCATACATCGAAATCGTGATGCAGACCCGATTCGTCATCATTAATGAAGACCGAGCTCGTAATGTGCATAGCGTTACAGAGGACGAGACCCTCTTTGATGCCGCTCTCATTGAGACACTCCTCGACCTCATGGGTAATATTGATAAAAGCTCTTCTTGTCGGCGTGTTGAACCAGAGTTCCTTGCGGTAGCTTCTCATCTAATCCTTCTCCATACATGCGTGATTGGCGTTCATGAATCTATTCTCACGCAACATGGGTCGGAATTCAAGGAAAAACCCGGCGCGTCAGTTGTTTTGGATAAGATCCTTGGCGGCGTAGGCTGCCCGCGTGAACTTACCCGGTAGGCGAGGCTTTAGCCGGGCGCAAAAATTCCGCGCGCCGCCTTCGCACCCACCGTACACGGTCAACAGGTTGTCAGGTGCTCAATCTCTCAGATCACTATGTCGAGGATAGACTTCAACACCTCGTTCTGCGTCTTCAAGGCCTGAATGTTGGCCTCGTACCCACGTTGCGCGATCATCATCTGAGGGAACTCCACTGCAAGATCCACATTGGAAGTCTCCCGGGTAACACCGTACTGCTCAATCAAGGCCCCGGACGTATTTGACGTCATGAGGTTCACCTTGGGCAGCTCCTTCTCATCATCCGTGATGGTTGCGATTTTGGCTTTGTAGCCGTCGGTGTTACTGTTCGCGATGTTGTGGGCGGCGTTGGAAAGCGTGTCCCCGAATGCAGTAAGACCTGAAATCGATGCACTGATTCCGGATATCATGAATACATTGTCGGACAAAATAGAGATAACTTAAGGAAAAAAACAAAAATATTTTAAGTTTTTTTCGTTCATGCCGATAAACGGGTATGGTCAATAGCATCGACACGGGTGCAAGGGTCTTCTACGCCCCGTCTCAAAGCCCCGGGACCGCGGGTGCAGTCACGGGTCCCGATGGCGCACCGGCAAACGGGGATGTAAATAACAAGGACTTTACGCCTCACGAGTGCAAGACCTGAAAGAGCCGCAAATATCAGGATCGGTCCGATGATCCTTCCGTCTCGTTTCAAACTGCCATGCACATCTCGCCGGATATGGCGGCCGCTGCCGTCGCAGGTCATGAAGCGGAGCATGTGGCGCACAACGCGGAACGGGCCGCCAGGAAAGGCATGGTTGCCCACTCCACGGTCTCAATCAACATGGCCCCATGCCCTGAATGAGGGCGCCTCTACGTGTCGGGCGGCACGACAACCACCACATACTCACCCAAAGAAACTACCAAGGGCACGGGCGCAGAGACAAACAAAGGAAATTATATCAATACGACTGTGTAGTGTGCATCATCAAAGGCCGTTCAACGTCATTTTGATTGTGTAATCCACAAAATCCATTTAGAATATAGGGAACGTTACGTTTCTGCACGGGAGCCATGAAAAAGGTCATCGTCATACCCGCCCGGTACGCATCGATAAGATTGCCGGGCAAACCCCTTCGGGAAATCAACGGAAAACCCCTGATTCAATGGGTGTACGACAGGGCCCGAGAATCGAAACTCAAAGATGCGATTCTCATCGCCACCGATGATCAAAGAATTCTTGAGGCAGCTCGTGGCTTTGGCGCCGATGCAGTCATGACGAGTCCTGAGTTGAGGAGTGGGACTGACAGGGTATATGAGGCCATGAAGGGTCGGGAGGGTCATATTGTGGTCAACCTTCAGGGGGACGAGCCCTTTATCCGTGCCGACATGGTGGACACGCTTTTTTCGGCCATAGAAAAAGAGAATCTCAACATGGCCACCCTCTGTTCTCCCCTCAGGGACGAAACCGAACATACCGACCCGAACACGGTCAAAGTGGTTCTCGATAAGGATGGGTTCGCACTCTATTTCTCACGCTCACCTATCCCCCACATCCGCGAAAAGAAAAGGGCGCCGGTCTACAAGCACATCGGCATCTACGGGTTTGAAAGGTCTTTCCTTGAACAGTTCGTGTCGCTCGGCAAGAGCCGCCTTGAAGAAACGGAATCGTTGGAACAGCTTCGCGTGCTCGAAAACGGTTACCGTATCAAGGTGCTCACAACGCAATATGAAGGTTTCGGCATCGACACCGAAGAAGACCTTGAGCGTGCCCGGATGAAGCTCGCCAGGACGCCTTGACGCTCGCTTCCAAGAGACCTCTATGAGAAAGCCGATAGTAGGTGTTATAGGCCCCGGTGAGAAAGCCCGTAAGGCTGACATCGAAGCTGCCGAAGAGTTGGGAAGACGTATCGCGGACTTAGGATGGGTAACGCTCTCGGGAGGCCGTAACTCTGGCGTGATGGAGGCCGCAAATCGGGGAGCAAAAGCCCGGGGAGGGACAACGGTCGGGGTGCTGCCCACGAGTAAGCGCGAGATGATCTCACCCTATGTGGATATCCCCATTATCACGGACATGGGTAATGCGCGTAATAATATTAATGTATTAACAAGCGACGTGATCATTGCCTGCGGCGTGGGGCCGGGGACCGTCTCTGAGATCGCCCTCGCGATCAAGGCCCGCAAAAAAGTAATCCTTGTTCTCGCATCGGCGTCTGCCCGGAAGTTCTTTGAAGAACTGGCTCATGGCCTGATTTCTTTCGCCGACTCGGCCGAGCACGCAATTTCACTTGCACGTAAGGTCATCGACAACACACTGCCATGAGAAAGATCAGGTCTTCCTGAGCGTCACCCGAAAGAGTCGCCGTGGCAGGCGGCTCTTCTCCGCGCGTTCCATCTTAATAATCTCGAAACCATGGGCCAGCTTCTCAACCTTCTCTCTGCTAAAGAAATGGACGATGAAGCCGCCTGTTTCGTATAGATCCTCTCCCCGGTGGATGCCCTGCCCGTAGTGCGGATCCTCCGTATTTCGGACAGTGTAGAGAAAGATGCCCCCCTTCTTTAAGACCCGGCGCACCTCGTTCACAAGAAACTCGAGCTCTCCCTCGGTAAGAGCCATACAGAGCACCTGATGGGCATAACATGCATCAAAAGATCCGTCCAGGAATGGAAGTCCATCTCTCAAATCATAACGCCTGGCCGCAATGCGGTCTGTCAGCGCGTGTTTGCCGGCGCTCTGGATGATCGCGTTCAAGGCGCTTTCCGCGTATTCAAGGACATCCACGGAAAAACCGTTGCAGGCAAAATATATCGTGTCGCGCCCCTGGCCTCCGCCAAGTTCGAGGAGTCTATCCACCCCCTGCCTCACAAAGATGTCGCGGGCAATCCTCGCGGTCTCGCTTTCGGTGCTTCCGAACATCTCGAGATAAGTGGAGAACCGCTCGTTCCAATGACCGCACTGCTTATCGAGGACGTCCTTTTTCATGAGTACGTGTAAGGTTTTCAGGATTCCGGATAAGATTCCGGACTCGAAGATATCCGTCTAATAATCGGGTTCTCCGGGTTTTGTAATAGTTCTATAAGCCTTGAGATCAAGCGCGTGGTCGGCGCCCGGCTCAATTGTTCCATCCCGGGAGTACCCGTAATTTGACCAGTATCCGAGTCCATCTTCTTTAACAAACTCAAGCCTCATAATCGTCTTGACGCTCTTATACCCGTACTTGGACGGCATCAAAAGTCTCAACGGCCCGCCGTAGATGTCGGGCAGGGGCGCATCATTCATCTCGTAGGCAAAGATGACGCGGGTCTTCAAGAGTTCTTCCAGCGAGATATGTTCGTAGTAGTCGTCGGCCGAGTAAAAATGGAGAAATCTGGCCTCCTTGTGTGGCCTCACTGCATCGAAGAGGGTCCGGGGAAGAACGCCTCCCCATTTAGCTTTGCCCGACCAGCCTTCCACGCACGTCATCCGCGAAACCTGAGTCACCCTGGGCAATTTCCTGAGCGCCGCGAGGTTAAGCTGAACGGGTTTCTCGCACAATCCGTCTATTTTCAAAACCCATTTGGCTTTATCGAGGGCCTTGAACGGCTTGATAAAACGGACATTCAGACCTTCCCTGTCTTCGCTGTCTAAAAGACGCTCCATCTCTTTGCCTTGTGAAGAGTGGGGCATGAGGAATGATACCACAAAAACGCTGACGAACCATATGAAATCCCGTCTGCTTACTGTCTTTATGTTGTCCATAACCCGCCTTATAGTATACACTATAATGATGGTCTTTGACTCACCGCAAGTTAAAGGCACAAAATAACCTCACGTGGGCAAGCGCGCCCTGGGGTAAAAAAGAACAGCCACCGCACGAGCGAGGACAGACTATGGAAAGAAGAGACTTTTTGAAACTTGCACTATCGTCATTTGTCGTAAGCCAGATACCCAAGAAATTGTTTGCCAAAGATCCATCCCTTGTAGCCGTATCCGAGGGACAGGACTATGCCGCTATCACACGTAAGGTGATTGCAGCCGTGGGCGGCATGCCGCTTTTTGTGAAAAAGGGAGACATGGTTGTGGTAAAACCGAACATGGGTTGGGATAGGAAACCCGAATTCGCAGCTACGACTCATCCCATCGTGGTCAAAACCATCGTGGAGGAATGTCTCAAGGCCGGCGCTCACAAGGTAAAGATATTCGACAATCCCTGCAACGATCCCCGCAGATGTTATGAGAATAGCGGCATCCTGGATGCCTTGAAAGGCATGAACGACGTGGAAGTCAAGCAGATGGACCGCGAACGGTATAAGAAGACGAAGCTCAATGGGGTCTTCCTCAAGGAATGGGACATCTATGACGAGGCCCTCTCGGCAAAGGTCTTCATCAATGTACCCATCGCCAAACACCACGACTTAACGCGGCTCACACTCGGCCTCAAGAACATGATGGGGATTCTCGCTGAGGACCGTGGCTACCTTCACAGGGGCATAGACCAGGCCCTCTCTGATGTGAGCAGTGTCGTGAAAAGCCACCTTACCATCGTGGATGCGACCCGAATTTTGCTACACCACGGCCCGCAGGGAGGTTCTCTGCGCGATGTGCGCGTCGCGAACACTGTCATCGCCTCCACGGACATCGTAGCAGCCGATGCATATGCCACAACGCTCTTCGATCTTAAGCCCGAAGACATCTCGACCACCGTCGCGGCCTACAAGAGAGGCCTGGGCGACATGAATCTCAGCAAAGTAAGAATAGTAAAGGTATAAGGTCTTCGGGAAGGTCTACTCTGCAACGTACGTTAAGGCCTTCTCCCCAGCTTCCGCACTCATTTTGGTTTTGATCTGATTGCGAATTATGTGATGAATTACACCCGGCCGTAGACCGTATGAAATCACTCCGGTCTACGGCCGGGATAACAGCTATTTCCAGATTCCGGCTCCGCAAAATACGTCCGTGCCTTTTATTCTCTCCACCCACACGGTCTTGGGTTGTACTTTTTTCGTGACGGGATTGACCCATGAATAATCCGTCCAGCCGCTGCCTTTCGTCTTCACGATCTCAATCATCTCCTCATTAAAGAGCTTTCCCTCGGGGTCCTTCAATTTAGCGTGGTTCTGTCCTACCAGACCGGGGTTCCCGCCATTTGCCAGCACAACCCCATTCAAATCGTTACAGAAAGCGTAGAGGTCACCTTTCACGAACTGTCCTTTGGGATTACTCACTTCTGCAAGGGCCTTATCCTTGCCGTTTGCCTTCCAGAACTCAGCCACCTTGCCAACGAGACCCTTGGCGTCATCCTGTGTAAAGGCTTGTGCGGCGTGGAGCGTGCTGAACGCCATGATTAATGCTAAGAGAATGAAACTTGCCAAACTTCTTTTCATTACAACCTCCTCTTTTAGTTTTAGTATGCACTACGCGCTGGACAGGTTCCCTGCTTTACTGGGGACTCTCCATATTAAGCGATCAACGTGTCCGCTCACTAGTGACAACACAATATTATCGGAGAGTCCAAGCTCTGCTTAAGTAACCCGTCTTTCGTAAGAGACTGAAGTGTTCGTAAGGCAAGCCGGTCCTTGGGTATGTTGCTGCACAGCTGGTTCAAGCCTGCGCGAACTCGCGTAACCGGAGTATCCGCATGCACCGACTTTAATCGTTGCCTGGCGTGAATTCCGCCGCGTGAGTTTATGTTCGAGGATTTGTAAAGGCGTATGGGATTTTGTACAATACATGGGCAGATTATGAAACTCACGAGCGCCCGCATCTCTCAGCTTCTCTTCCTCACCGTATTTTGCGGTCTCTTCATTTTCACTGACTACCGTGGTAAAGACGAGATTTCAGTGGCCGTAAACAGCTTCTTCCGGGCTGACCCGCTCGTTGCATTGAGCTATCTTATCGCAACAAAGTCCTTCACGTACTTACTCATACCGGGCGCCTTGATGTTTCTTTTTTCTATAGCGCTCGGCAGGTTCTTCTGTGGATGGGTCTGTCCTTTGGGTGCCATCATTGACCTTGTGACACATCTGATAAAGAAAACCGTGCCCCTCAAGTTTCTCAAGACTTCCTTGAAGTACTACCTGCTCGTCACCCTGCTTTTTACTGCCCTCTTTAACATCAACCTTTCGGGTATTCTCGACCCCATGGCAATCCTTGTTAGGGCACTCACCTTCTTTCTCTACCCTCTTTTTGGATATACCGTGCGGAGCGGCTGGGTGGGCCTGTACGCACTTTTGGGCGACAGACGCGACAGCATCGAGCCGTTCTACAATTTTCTTAAGGCTTACATTCTTCCCTTCAGGGAAACCTTTTATCCTCTGGCCCTTGTCTCATTTCTCCTCTTCCTTTTCGTCCTGTTCCTTGAACGTTTTGAAGAACGGAACTGGTGTAAGAACCTCTGTCCGCTGGGTGCACTTCTCGGAATCCTCACTCGCTTTTCCCCGGCGCGACGCGTACCCGGCAGGCTCTGCGCGGATTGCGGAGAATGCAAGAATATCTGTCCCACGGGCTTTGACAGAGAAGTCCTGCAAAAGAGCGACTGTATTCTCTGTATGGAGTGCCAGTTGAAGTGTAATTTGAGACGGGTCCGATTCAAATTCGGACGGATAAGACACGAAGGCGGCGCTCAAAAGAATGAAAAGCTACCGGTCCTCGAACGCAGGGTCTTCATCGGCGGACTTCTCTCAGGATTTTTTCTCTCCCGCATATTTGCCTTCCAGTCCGCCACCCAGTCAGAAAGACTGTTAAGACCTCCGGGCGTTCTTAACGAAGGTGATTTTCAAAAAAGATGCGTGCGTTGCGGTGAGTGCATGAAGGTGTGCTTAAGAAGCGCGCTTTATCCCGATTACTTCAGGGCAGGGTTATACGGGCTCTTTATGCCCGTCATGGTCCCGCGTCTCGGATACTGCGAGTATAACTGCAATCTCTGCGGCCAGGTGTGCCCTACCGGGGCCATACCTAACCTTCCCCCGGACAGAAAGAAAAAGAGCGTCGTCGGCCTCGCCGTGATCGACAAGAACCATTGTCTTCCGTACGCGAAGAAGATGAACTGCATTGTCTGCGAAGAACATTGTCCGATACCGGAAAAGGCAATCAGGACTGAAGTGGTACAGGACAGGGATTACCAGGGCAATAAGATCGATCTGAAGAGGCCCTACATCGTAGACGAGCTCTGCATCGGCTGCGGTATCTGCGAGAACAAATGCCCGCTCGAAGGAAAGCCGGCTATCGAGGTCTTCGCAAAAAAGAACAGGTCGTAGTCGCCCGGATCACTGCCTTGCCAGCGCGCTGTTCCACCGGTCAAACTCGTCTTTATAATCGCTCACAAGCTGGGAATCGTCTCCGTCGATGGCGATGGAGGTGATTTCGTCTCCCACCGCAATGCTGTCGACAACCTTCTGATCGCCTGCGTCGATCACCTCGCCGAAAACGGTATGCTTCATGTCGAGCCACGGGGTCGGAACATGGGTGATGAAGAATTGGGATCCGTTTGTGTTGGGTCCCGCATTCGCCATGGAGAGCACGCCCTGCTTGTCATGCCTTAACTCCGGCGAGAACTCGTCCTTGAACTTATATCCGGGACCTCCGGTGCCTGTGCCCAAGGGACAGCCACCCTGGATCATGAAATCTGAGATGACCCTGTGGAAGGTAAGACCGTTATAAAAACCCCTCTTGGACAGATTGACAAAATTGAGCACCGTCAGCGGCGCTTTGTCAGGGAAAAGTTTGAGCCTGATAGTCCCCTTGTTAGTGGTAATTGTTGCGGTAAGTTGCGGGAATGACATGGTTCCACCTTTCGCTTAAGTTATTTCAGTGGCCTCCCGGGTTCAATGAGGGCGGCGCCGTCAAGAGCATAATGATTCCTGGCCGTGATGTCAACCATATACACGAGCTCAACGCGTAACGGCCTTGCGAAAAGCGCCAAAAGGTTTATAATATTGTATATAAATTTAGACGTATCGAGGTCGGTATGAATCAAGCAAAGACATTTATCCTTATGATTGCCCTGACGGTGATTCTTGTCGGGCTCGGAAGCCTGATCGGCGGAAGGTCCGGTGGTACCCTTATGTTCTTTATTGCCATTGTCATGAATTTCGTGAGCTACTGGTTTTGCGACAAGATAGTCCTCAAGATGTACGGTGCGCAACCCGTTTCGGAGACCGAGGCGCCTGAGCTCTATGCTACTCTCGCCTCGCTCGCCCAGAAGGCATCAATACCCATGCCCAAAGTTTACGTGATCAACGATGAGAGTCCGAATGCCTTCGCCACCGGAAGAGACCCGGAACACGGCGTTGTGGCGGTTACAAGGGGCATCACGCGTATCCTCAATCGCGAGGAGCTTGAAGGGGTCCTTGCGCATGAGCTTTC containing:
- a CDS encoding MFS transporter — encoded protein: MDNEERISHHTGRSLFTHNFVLGFIVVFVFQLAFQSIYPAIPIYFAKLGSTEREVGLLVGIMGIAAVVSRFFAGAVLTRYSEKRVILCGTVLFAFTYVAFILFRPFWPLFAVRFSQGVAFACCHTAALAYIVNITPPAQRGQGLSYFMLSSNFAMAIAAPTGMFLINRYGFTTFFLSCAGLSLCSFLLAGRMKGHKNPSTLERTSLAASAFLPEMKIIVPSIAGFLHMFVYGALTAFVPLYALHRGVTNPGLFFAATAVAMMAGRAFGGRVLDTYDKEKLILILIIVCMVAMIILSFSKTVSMFIFVGLLWGTGASFFVPASMAYALEYSGSSSGRALGSFNAFLDLGMALGPAVTGLIVPVTGYPAMFLFLALICLMLFCYFQFYVRTRGSEAQAVS
- a CDS encoding MBL fold metallo-hydrolase, which gives rise to MQTKKNGEHVIEEVAADFYRAEIPLPDSVLKVVNSYVIRDGERNLIIDTGMYNERCFDAMQRAVKKLDVDLEKTDFFVTHSHGDHIGLVYQLVHPGSVVHISEPEIQIISGLQGKTRLLDIEAFLHMSAFPNKDPEKIFPPYAGRQHKSGVTLAFRIVNDGDVFERGGYRFRCVHTPGHSKGHMCLYEPDKKILIAGDHILKDITPGIQGKSAFEDPLADYLASLDKIYALDIDTVLPGHRHPFVNPRSRITAIKEHHRQRNNEVLAILREGSRNVYDLASRMTWNVDADSWDSFPVTQSFFATGEAFAHLRYLEERGEVIKKMEGQVAIYSLNQPR
- a CDS encoding alpha/beta hydrolase; the protein is MSRAFANGIYIEYETYGNSSHRPLLLVGGLSDQLIYWEDDLWKDLAAEGNYIIRFDNRDAGLSTKCEDGRAYTLDDMADDAAGLLDALKIERAHICGTSMGGMIAQTIAIRHPSRLLSLISIYSTTGNPDLPSGDPRVMKLLFAPAPREREAHIDHMVSLFKAFAGPGFAFDEAWTRMLVGKAFDRSFYPEGTARQVLAVGSQPDRRKALASVTVPTLVVHGTDDPLLPVEGGIDTVQAIPNARLLLIEGMGHDLPHGGAWPEVVEAIAAHISKLTL
- a CDS encoding MBL fold metallo-hydrolase encodes the protein MIIHTAGLIKNSFYVCGLSVYPVELFDGVTPVLFDGGITCAGRLYADTIRSVLGKKEPQIAFISHVHWDHCGAVSYLKDAFPSMRLATSPDSKTILQRPNAVQQIQSLNEEVQSIVAAFPEVDASRLIDRKFQPFAIDMELKDGEIIDLGGGVTVEALATPGHTRDHMSFYIPEKKALIASEACGCLDGTDAVVVQFLTDYDLYLSSLKRLAELPAEILCQGHRLVFVGRDEVRTFFDRSIKATIEFKDRVDELLEQEDRSLEKVVMQIKAEQYDTNTGIKQPEVPYLLNLRAQVKHLAVRAGSPGLKEM
- a CDS encoding secondary thiamine-phosphate synthase enzyme YjbQ; amino-acid sequence: MRSYRKELWFNTPTRRAFINITHEVEECLNESGIKEGLVLCNAMHITSSVFINDDESGLHHDFDVWLEKLAPHDPVSQYRHNTGEDNADGHLKRQIMGREVVVAITKGELDFGPWEQIFYGEFDGRRKKRVLVKIIGE
- a CDS encoding flagellar basal body rod C-terminal domain-containing protein, with product MISGISASISGLTAFGDTLSNAAHNIANSNTDGYKAKIATITDDEKELPKVNLMTSNTSGALIEQYGVTRETSNVDLAVEFPQMMIAQRGYEANIQALKTQNEVLKSILDIVI
- the kdsB gene encoding 3-deoxy-manno-octulosonate cytidylyltransferase, which encodes MKKVIVIPARYASIRLPGKPLREINGKPLIQWVYDRARESKLKDAILIATDDQRILEAARGFGADAVMTSPELRSGTDRVYEAMKGREGHIVVNLQGDEPFIRADMVDTLFSAIEKENLNMATLCSPLRDETEHTDPNTVKVVLDKDGFALYFSRSPIPHIREKKRAPVYKHIGIYGFERSFLEQFVSLGKSRLEETESLEQLRVLENGYRIKVLTTQYEGFGIDTEEDLERARMKLARTP
- a CDS encoding TIGR00725 family protein gives rise to the protein MRKPIVGVIGPGEKARKADIEAAEELGRRIADLGWVTLSGGRNSGVMEAANRGAKARGGTTVGVLPTSKREMISPYVDIPIITDMGNARNNINVLTSDVIIACGVGPGTVSEIALAIKARKKVILVLASASARKFFEELAHGLISFADSAEHAISLARKVIDNTLP
- a CDS encoding class I SAM-dependent methyltransferase codes for the protein MKKDVLDKQCGHWNERFSTYLEMFGSTESETARIARDIFVRQGVDRLLELGGGQGRDTIYFACNGFSVDVLEYAESALNAIIQSAGKHALTDRIAARRYDLRDGLPFLDGSFDACYAHQVLCMALTEGELEFLVNEVRRVLKKGGIFLYTVRNTEDPHYGQGIHRGEDLYETGGFIVHFFSREKVEKLAHGFEIIKMERAEKSRLPRRLFRVTLRKT